GGGAAACTAAGGCATCCCTCCTGGTAGACGATCTTGCCGTCGGAGGCCTGCAGTTTGGGGTTGATCAGTATCAGCGGCTTGGCATTTTTGGGATCCAAAGCCGGCAGGTTAATGATGCACAGGGCCAGCGAATGCCCCACCTGAGGCGCAGCCAGGCCCAACCCCCGGGCCGAAGCCAGTGATTCGATCATCTGCTCGGCCAAAGAAATCAGCCGGCCATCGATGTTCTTCACCGGCTCGGTCTTTTGCCTCAGCACCGGGTCGCCGTAGACCCTGATGGGAAGTATTTTTTGTTTGGTTGCTGGCATCTCTCTCATGCCACTAAGACACGAAGGCACCAATACAATTTACGATTCACGATTTACAATTTACGAATTTAGTGTCTTGGTGGCTTGGCGGCAGATTTACTTTTCCAGTTTGACAGTGACCGTGGACTTTTGCACTTCTATCTTGACGTTCTCGTCGATCTTGACCACCACCACGTTGCGGGTGTCGTCAACCCCGACCACGGTTCCGTGGATCCCGCCTGCGGCGATGACCTTGTCGCCCTTCTGCAGGCTTTTCAGCATCTGGGCGTGTTTCTTCTGCTGACGCTGCTGGGGAAGAATCAGCAAAACGTAGATGATGACAAACATGATGACGATGGGCAGCAAACCCAGCAAACCGCCGCCGCTTTGCTGTCCAGCAGCCGGGGCGCCCGGCTGCCCCATGGCAAATGCTATTCCGAACAAAGTTTTCTCTCCTTTTATTGTTTATTGTTTTTTAATGAACTTGGTCCAAAGGCCAGAGGCAGGAGTTTCTTCAGCGAAGTCTTCATGGATACTTTCTTCCCGGCCATTATCACTTCCAGGTCGGGGGCAAACTCGTTCAGCACCTGACGGCAGGCCCCGCAGGGTGCGGTAGGTTCCGGGGAATCGGAGACAATGGCGATGGCGATGAAATCTCTCTCCCCCCGCCCCACCGCTTGGAACACGGCATTGCGCTCGGCACAGCAGGTCAGCCCGTAGGATGCGTTCTCCACATTGCAGCCGGTGTAGACCTGCCCGCTTTTGGCCAGCAGGGCCGCGCCCACCTTGAACTTTGAATACGGTGCATAGGCCTTCTCTTTGGCTTTTTTTGCGGCTGAGATCAACTCGGTTTGGCTTATTTTTTTCTTTTGTATCATATCCTTTCCAGTATGACGCTGATTCCAGCAGACCCCGCAGATAGAATTCATACCCTGATCATGAAAATCTTGTAAATCCTGTCAAAAAATAATCTCCGGCCAGAAACTTGTTCCCTGTCCGGTTCCATCGATTCCGAAGATCTCCGCCAGGGTGGCCGCGATGTCGGCAAAGCTCTTTCTGGTTCCCAGGTCGACCCCGGCTTTGATCCCCGGGCTGTAGGCCAGCAGGGGCGTATATTCCCGGGAGTGGTCGGTGGACGGAGTGGTGGGGTCGTTGCCGTGGTCGGCGGTGATCAATAGCAGATCGTCTCCGGTCATGACCTTCAGCAGTTCCGGCAGCCAGGCGTCGAAGTCCTGCAGGCCTTTGTAGAAACCCAGGACATCATTGCGGTGTCCCCAGCTCATGTCAAAGTCCACCAGGTTGGCCATCAGCAGGCCGTGCTTGAGACCGGACAGGGCTTTGAGGATCTTTTCCATGCCGTCCCGGTTGTCATCGGTGTGAATGCTTTGAGTCAATCCCTGGCCAGCGAACAGGTCGTTGATCTTGCCCACCCCCATCACCTGCAGGCCGCTTTTCTTGACCCAGTCCAGTACCGTGGATTTGAAAGGTTTCAGGGAAAAGTCTTTCCGGTGCCCGCCCACCCTCTGATAATTGCCGGTAGTCCCGGTGAACGGCCGGGCGATGACCCGGCCCACCGCGTGTTCTCCGGTCAGGATGTCCCTGGCCTTCTGGCACCATTCATAAAGCTGCTCCAGGGGGACTATTCCCTCGTGGCAGGCGACCTGAAACACGCTGTCGGCCGAGGTGTAGACTATGGGGAATCCGGTCTTGACGTGCTGGTCCCCCAGTTCTTTGATGATCACGGTTCCAGAGGCCACCTGGTTGGCCAAAATGTCCCGGCCTATGGCCTTTTTGAAGGGATCTATGATCTCCGGCGGGAACCCGGCAGGGTAGGTGGGCAATGGCTTTTCGGTGACCAGTCCTGCAATCTCCCAGTGCCCGAAGGTGGAGTCCTTGCCCTTGGAGCGTTCGGTCAGTTTGCCCCAGCAGCCCTGGGACGAGGGATTTGGGGGAAGGCCTTTGATATCAATTATATTGCCCAGCCCCATTGCCTGCAGGTTGGGCAGGGTCAGCCCGCCGGGGACCGCCCGGGAAAGGTTGCCCAGCGTATTGCTGCCCCGGTCGCCGAAATCGGCGGCATCGGGCAGTTCCCCCGCTCCGCAGCCGTCCAGGATTATCAGAATGGCCCTTTTCATTAATTTCTCAACTGCTTCCGATTTTTTGACAGGATTTACAAGATTTCCATGATTATTATTTGGAAACAACCCGGTTAATCATGTTAATCCTGTCTTATCCAAGGGAATAGAACATCAGTTAAGATCAATTATCGCATATTTTTTGCCGGTTGTAAATAGCAAAACGCCCCCCGCCGAAGCGGGGGGCGTTAATGCCTGTCTTGATATTATGCTACCAGGCCAGGACTTGTATCCTGTCCAGGAATGCGCCGTCGGCGGTATTGGTGATCGCATCGGTGTCAAATGCGAAGGCCACCTTAACCTGGGTTCCGGTCACCGGGAAGCTCATGTTGCCTGAATTACCCCAACCAGTGTTGCCGTAAATGACCCAAGTAGCCCATCCAGACCATGTGCCGTCAGCCAGCCGGTAGGAATAAATGGTTCTCATCCTGTCGACTGCGCCTTCGATTTGAACATAACGGTCGTAGGAAAGGCTGGCGTTGCCATACCAGGTCAGGTCTATGATTGGCATTACCAGTGTGTCGTGAACCTCTGCGATGGGATTATACAGGTAGCTGGTATCGGCATCAACACCGCAATGCCAGAGGTAATTTCCACCGAACCCGCTGGGGTTCTGGCTGGCAAACAATGTTGACCTGTGCCACAGCTGGGGAGTGGTACCCCGGGTGCTCCAGCCGATGTTGCCGCTTTCCACCATGTCGTAGAACAGGATGGTCCGGAAACCGCTGGAATAGCTGGCATTCTTCCAAAGGTCATCGGCCGGCTTGTAAGTCCCCACACTGGTGACATAGGCGGCCTCGCCGGGGATGCCGTTGTTGTTCTCGTCCAGCATCAATCCGGATGTATCCCGAACCTGGCGGCTGACCCAGATGGTCCCGGCGCCGTCGAAATTCTCCAGGGTATAGCGGACCAGCATGGTGTCAGGCATGATGGTGATGGTGCCGGGAACGTATTGCTCGTAGTTGGCGTCGTTGTAGATCTTGATGTAATTTGAATTCAGGTAGGCAGCGTTCATCTTGCGGTTGAACTGGATGTACATGGAACGAAAACGGGTTCCGTCCCAATCGTCAAAAAATGTGTTGATGACCCTGAGGTTGCTGGAACTGGGGACACCGCCGTTGCGGGGATCGTAGGTCCGGAACTTGACCCTCTCACGGTCCAAGGCTTCATTCTCGGCTAAGCCGTTGCCATTGCCGTCAAGGCTGTTGCCTTTCATGTCCTTGATGGTGGTCTTGACCGTCAGGAAGTAATCGGTGGCCGTTGTAAGAGTGGGATGGAACCTGACGATGTACCAGGTGGGGGCAAAATCATCGATGACTGTAATTGCTCCCAAGCTGACCACCTGGCCGCTGGCTGTTGTCAGTTCAAAGGCCGAAGCGGTAAGGGTGGCGGCATCCACGCTGTCGTTGTCAAATATGTTGATCTCGATGGAATCGGTCAGGCTGAAATAGATCCTCTCGTTGGTGGGATCAGCGACGGTGATGGTGGGGGGGGTTACGTCAACCCAAGCCACCGCGGAGTTGTTGCCCCAGAACTGGGTCTTTTTGCTGTCCTGTGGGTCAATAAAATCGTTGCCGTTGCCGTCCAAAGCGTGACCGTGAATGTCCCGGACATTGGTTGTCACCGTTACCATGTAGCTCAGGTCGTCATCCCAGCTGGTGGCTTTGATGATAGCCTTTTTGGTGCCCACGTTGTAGGTCACGGTATAGGGGATGGCAGTAGTGGGAGATTCCACGTCCTGCAGCAGGATATTTGTGGTATTGATGGTGCCGGCGTTCATGTCGGCGTCGAACAGGATGCCGATCTCGTCGTAGGCCGGGTTCTGGAACAGGGTGTTATCACCGTCCAGCGTGCTGATATCAATGACCTTGGGGCCTTTGGATTCCATGGCCTGAGTGGCGTTAAAGCTGTCGGTGCTCGGCTCAAAGGGATTATCCTTTTTACCGCAACCGGTAATTACGACACCGATCAACAGGACGGCAGTAAGAATATATAAGGCTTTTTTCATCTTTATTGATCCTCTCTTTTTTTAGAATTTAAATACTGCGGAAAGCTTCCAGTTGGTCAGGTCGTTCAGCTGGGCGAAGCCCATGAAGTCCAGTTGCAGATTGTCGGCCACCTTCCAGCCGGCGCCATAGGTGTAGTCGGTGTAGGATTGCCGGGTATTATAAGTCTCGCTGTAACCTGTCTGC
The sequence above is drawn from the candidate division TA06 bacterium genome and encodes:
- the def gene encoding peptide deformylase: MPATKQKILPIRVYGDPVLRQKTEPVKNIDGRLISLAEQMIESLASARGLGLAAPQVGHSLALCIINLPALDPKNAKPLILINPKLQASDGKIVYQEGCLSFPGMYADVARPQNVTVTGLDRDGNPLELEASDFLARVFLHEMDHLSGVLFIDHLSPIKRQLLKKQLKELSAKAGDKGK
- the yajC gene encoding preprotein translocase subunit YajC yields the protein MGQPGAPAAGQQSGGGLLGLLPIVIMFVIIYVLLILPQQRQQKKHAQMLKSLQKGDKVIAAGGIHGTVVGVDDTRNVVVVKIDENVKIEVQKSTVTVKLEK
- a CDS encoding cytidine deaminase, translating into MIQKKKISQTELISAAKKAKEKAYAPYSKFKVGAALLAKSGQVYTGCNVENASYGLTCCAERNAVFQAVGRGERDFIAIAIVSDSPEPTAPCGACRQVLNEFAPDLEVIMAGKKVSMKTSLKKLLPLAFGPSSLKNNKQ
- a CDS encoding phosphopentomutase, whose product is MKRAILIILDGCGAGELPDAADFGDRGSNTLGNLSRAVPGGLTLPNLQAMGLGNIIDIKGLPPNPSSQGCWGKLTERSKGKDSTFGHWEIAGLVTEKPLPTYPAGFPPEIIDPFKKAIGRDILANQVASGTVIIKELGDQHVKTGFPIVYTSADSVFQVACHEGIVPLEQLYEWCQKARDILTGEHAVGRVIARPFTGTTGNYQRVGGHRKDFSLKPFKSTVLDWVKKSGLQVMGVGKINDLFAGQGLTQSIHTDDNRDGMEKILKALSGLKHGLLMANLVDFDMSWGHRNDVLGFYKGLQDFDAWLPELLKVMTGDDLLLITADHGNDPTTPSTDHSREYTPLLAYSPGIKAGVDLGTRKSFADIAATLAEIFGIDGTGQGTSFWPEIIF
- a CDS encoding Ig-like domain-containing protein, with amino-acid sequence MKKALYILTAVLLIGVVITGCGKKDNPFEPSTDSFNATQAMESKGPKVIDISTLDGDNTLFQNPAYDEIGILFDADMNAGTINTTNILLQDVESPTTAIPYTVTYNVGTKKAIIKATSWDDDLSYMVTVTTNVRDIHGHALDGNGNDFIDPQDSKKTQFWGNNSAVAWVDVTPPTITVADPTNERIYFSLTDSIEINIFDNDSVDAATLTASAFELTTASGQVVSLGAITVIDDFAPTWYIVRFHPTLTTATDYFLTVKTTIKDMKGNSLDGNGNGLAENEALDRERVKFRTYDPRNGGVPSSSNLRVINTFFDDWDGTRFRSMYIQFNRKMNAAYLNSNYIKIYNDANYEQYVPGTITIMPDTMLVRYTLENFDGAGTIWVSRQVRDTSGLMLDENNNGIPGEAAYVTSVGTYKPADDLWKNASYSSGFRTILFYDMVESGNIGWSTRGTTPQLWHRSTLFASQNPSGFGGNYLWHCGVDADTSYLYNPIAEVHDTLVMPIIDLTWYGNASLSYDRYVQIEGAVDRMRTIYSYRLADGTWSGWATWVIYGNTGWGNSGNMSFPVTGTQVKVAFAFDTDAITNTADGAFLDRIQVLAW